The Ziziphus jujuba cultivar Dongzao chromosome 5, ASM3175591v1 genome segment TGTTTGTATCATCATCAACTCATAAGAACTGCAATCCAAGCAAAACCAGAAAACTGTTCCAAATGTTGAGAGGATATCGACTAATAAGACTTCCAAAAGTTATCTTAAAGAAAAACGTGCACGCATATATAATAGAAAAGCCTTACGTTGAATTCCAAAGAGTCGGTGGCGATTGTCTCCAACCGGTATATTGGATGCATTCCACCTTTTCATTATGTACccattttttttcactttaaattttataatcacattaaacttttaaaaataatttttatttgtaaattgttaaattttgtgGACCAAACAATACAATAAATGGACAAGTAAAGTTTTGACACATCATGAAAGTTGATAGAAGTGATTGATATAAAGAGCCGAAGTATTTTTCAAATGTTAATGTTCATCAACAACGTTCCTGCCCactaaaaaaatgaaaggcaTGCAAAATTTAAGCAAAAACTAATTGGAAGGAGACAGATGGCAGCAACTATTTGGTGTTAATTTTAGATTCTGAATTGAAGGCTTAATGATAAAATCCTtcccaatttatcaaaataataataacaataataataataatgaaattgggcttctgattctcaattttttttctttttcagtacCAATCCAATATTCTGGCCCTCCTGTTTAATTCTCTTACTGCTTGCATCATCATCAGCCCACAAGAACTGCAATCCAAGCAAAGCAAGAATACCATATAATCATTTTCATTTGACTTTAATATTGATCAGTACCAAATTTAGAGAGGATCATCAAGTAATAAGACGTACAAAATCATCTTCCTTAAATGCAATCATGCATGCGTATATATTAGAAAAGCCTTCTGCTTATTTCAAAAAGAGTTGGTGGCGATTGTCTCCAACTTGCTCATGAAGGCATTCCTCATTTCCATaatgtataaaattattattattattatttttatttttattttaattttgtcatcacattaaatttttaaaaaataatttttattcgttaattataattttatgccACCCAACAATACAATAGATTGACAAATAAAGGTTTGACAcatcaccaaaataaaaaaacaagtgATTGATACAGGAGCGaagtatttttcaaatattaataatcaTCAAAAAAGTTCCTGccacaaaaaaaatgaattgcaTGCAAAATTGCAAAAACTAATAGCTACGAGCCAGAAACCAAAACCAACATCCACTAACGACaaaaaacttttcttttatttatttatttatttttttgtgaatgacaaaaaaaaaaaaaacaaaaaaagaaaaaacatttgaTTGGTCATTCATCAAAGTAATTTACTTTTGACGGTTTGAAACGCAATAATTGatttagaaatcaaattagaaaagttttatacttttattttaactGTCTCGGTATGAACATGAAGTATGATTCTATGACTGTCTTCTGTTGCTATGTGTAGTATGATTTCTTTGACTTTTCTTATTTGACTCTTAAAATTTACCGAAAAATGAGCCCATCCAATTAAGTCCCATTCCCTCTAGTCCAATTCCAGTCAACAAACGACCTCAAGAGAATttgtctttttcatttttaaacttACACAAGTCACAATGGCCTCGTTGGTTGAATGTGACTCATTGTGACTTGTGGTATGCCGTGGcaaatttaccccaaaaaaaagaagagaaaggctTGTGCTGgctataaaaacccaaaaaaattcattatttttgttataacaAGCACATACCCATCCATTCTCCTGACttctaacccaaaaaaaaaaaaaaaaaaaaaaaaggaaaaagaaaagctagACTTGTGAAAATTTAGCATTTCTTCCACCTTTTTTTGTGAGTGAAAGATTAATGGGTTCGATCACCTTCACACAGAAGCCTCACGCAGTGTGCATACCATTCCCTGGTCAAGGCCACATAACGCCTATGCTTCAACTTGCTAAACTCCTCCATTACAAAGGCTTTCATATCACCTTTGTTAACACCGAGTTCAACCACAAACGCCTCCTTAAATCTCGAGGTCTCAATGCCCTCAACGGCCTCCCTTCGTTTAGGTTCCGAGCCATCCCAGATGGCCTCCCTCCGACCGATGTTGATGCCACTCAAGATATACCTTCCTTGTGTGATTCCACCAAAAGAAACTGCTTACCTCCCTTTAGAAATCTTCTGTCCAACCTCAATTCTTCATCGGACGTCCCTCCAGTATCGTGCATAGTTTCTGATGGTGCTATGAGCTTCACTCTTGATGCTGCTGAAGAACTTGATGTTCCTGAAGTTCTTTTTTGGACAACAAGTGCTTGTGGATTCATGACCTATGTTCATTACCATAAACTCATTGAAAAGGGTTTCACACCTCTTAAAGGTATTCACTAAATCAACCTATAAACCAAGCATCATGAACTTGGTACAGCATATACAAATATTAGTGCTCATGTTAAATATTCTCAAATTTTTAGGATGAGGATAAGTTAACTCAATTATTTAAAGCCATTggattttatacattttatgtGAGAGTATATAAGCTAACAATTTTAAATGACTAAGCTCACTTATTCttaactttaaaaagtttaGAATGTGTTCCCTTAAGCCAAAAATAATGACTTGTTTGTAATTTTATGCATGTATCCATTTTATGTAAAAAGTTGGTATTGATCTTGACAAACCCTTTTTGCCGGCCTATTACCATTAATAGAATGCTGATgccgaataaaataaaaatattggttGTGATgggtctcctttttttttttttttttaattatttatttatttatttttattttgcagatGAAAGTTATATAACAAACGGGTATTTGGAGACCATAATAGATTGGATTCCAGGTATCAAAGAAATAAGGTTGAAAGACATCCCCACATTTATTAGAACAACCGATATAAACGACACCATGGTAAATTTTGTGGCGGCAGAGACCGAAAGATCCAAAAGAGCTTCTGCCATCATTTTGAACACCTTCGATGCCCTCCAGCATGAAGTTTTGGATGCATTTGCATCCATTTTGCCTCCTGTTTACTCCATTGGACCACTAAATCTTCTGGTTAATCAGATTAACGATGATAACACGAAGTCGATAGGATCAAATCTTTGGAAAGAGGAACCAGAATGCCTCAAATGGCTGGACACCAAGGAACCTAACTCTGTTGTCTACGTGAACTTTGGAAGTATCACAGTTATGACGGCTGAGCAACTGGTAGAGTTCGCTTGGGGACTTGCAAATAGcaacaaaacatttttttgggtcattagGCCTGATCTTGTAGCCGGTGAAACTGCAGTGCTTCCGGCGGAGTTTATGGCAAAGACGGAAGAGCGAGGTCTGGTGGCGAGTTGGTGTCCGCAGGAGCAAGTTCTGAGCCACCCGGCGATCGGGGGGTTCTTGACGCACAGCGGGTGGAATTCGACTCTGGAGAGCCTGAGTGCAGGAGTGCCGATGCTCTGCTGGCCGTTCTTCGCGGAGCAACAGACCAACTGTCGCTACTGCTGCAAAGATTGGGGGATAGGGATGGAGATAGAGAATGATGCGAAAAGAGACGAAATTGAGAGTCTTGTGAGAGAGTTGATGGATGGTGAGAAGGGTAAAGAACTGAAGAAGAAAGCTCTGGAATGGAAAAAGCTGGCATTGGAGGCTTCTACTTCACCACATGGGTCGTCTTTCTTGAATTTGGAGAGTATGGTCAAACGCGTTGAGTCATCAtcgaaatattaatttttttaaaattttttttttaggaataaGTTATTTTACCATCAACATCATTGATATAAGCATTTCTTTTTAATGAAATGCatattaagaaaaaacaataacaaaattcatTGATAAAAGTgagtaattttatatatatatagctcatATGTTCGCGGTTGTGTGATGTAATTAATTTATGCGTCCTTAAAAGGAATTGTAACAATTGCTGTATAGTTGTGGTTTTCATATTGGAAACCTAaataccaaccaaaaaaaaaaaaaaagctatttgTCATTAATTGTAAACATAGAATTTATATgccaaataataaattaaatagttattattaaatggtttaattttaagattctaatataaaaaaataatagaattgaatattcataattaaaatttagcataTAAATTGATGAATATTCTTACTCATGACAAATAGCAACTCAACAAACAATGATGTtagagttattaaaatattaatcaaatttatttagtaaataacatcataatttataattaatttactttttgatctacttatttatatttagattatatgaatACGTCACCTAATGATATATGAATGCCAACTAATgatatatactttttatattGTGATCACTTATCTTTATCAACAAGTAGAAGatctataataaaataaaattacacaaaCGCACTCtctaatttgttttcaaaatattccTTTATGTACTTGAATCACATATCAACTTTGTTAACTTCTTACCccatttgaatataattttggaaattttatttaaaaaacaaaaaagaaaaaaatctttaaagcATCTTTAAAGGACTTTTTATTAGTTTCATTCTCTACAAATAGAGAGtcaactattatttttatttcttcaacAAGATCGTTGTACAGTAAAACCTctataattgaatatatttgggaCTATAAAAAACTATTaaggattatttatttatcaataagtgaatatttaataatttaaaaatactatttttgaaaaataattttactaaccatataatatataataataaaggaaaaattaataatcttAATCAAATCTACAATTATGGGATTGATCATCACCTAATTAAcaagtaaagaaaaaagaatgaatagAATATCGgttgatcaatttttatttccttttcttgtatatgcaaaaaattttaaatgcataCTTTGGAATAAagctaaattaaaaagaaaaaaagagaagaaatagaagctATTAAGCAAAAATTTCTTCTCaagtataataaatatttatgtatatttttaattttttctaagtttaattaaatattaatttatatattcaatggaTCTAAtggattttttgaaaaattattatcttatatatttaacGCATTGAGTTATTTACTACACTGATCTGAGTTGAggttgaataatattatttgtttagctagattattcatttatcaaaaattGTTTATCGAGATTTAActatatttacaaattaaaatagaaagtgAATTTGGCTCTTCAATTGTAAAAATCAAAACTCActctttaaaattaaattttaatgtttttatttattaaaggcCAAAAcgtatttttattgaatttttatttagggGCCGTAAAAtaaaggattatatatatatatatatataaatcaagctcatatttttgaattattttttagtaattaTACGAAAGGATTATATTATTGCTTGTAGTTATACTGATTTGGTTTGTTAAGATGAATCCACCATTAAAACAGAGAATTTAAACACAGTCTATAACTTTGTTATAACCTCATATTTGAcagttaaaattttcttttcaagatTTTATGACTAATTAAGtgcaataatattaattagaaaGAGCATGATTACATAAAAAGATGAGAAAAGGAAACTACGGGGGATGTATTcaagaatttgatggatttaaaacgaactataaactttaaaagatttaatGGATTATTATAGA includes the following:
- the LOC107418069 gene encoding 7-deoxyloganetin glucosyltransferase gives rise to the protein MGSITFTQKPHAVCIPFPGQGHITPMLQLAKLLHYKGFHITFVNTEFNHKRLLKSRGLNALNGLPSFRFRAIPDGLPPTDVDATQDIPSLCDSTKRNCLPPFRNLLSNLNSSSDVPPVSCIVSDGAMSFTLDAAEELDVPEVLFWTTSACGFMTYVHYHKLIEKGFTPLKDESYITNGYLETIIDWIPGIKEIRLKDIPTFIRTTDINDTMVNFVAAETERSKRASAIILNTFDALQHEVLDAFASILPPVYSIGPLNLLVNQINDDNTKSIGSNLWKEEPECLKWLDTKEPNSVVYVNFGSITVMTAEQLVEFAWGLANSNKTFFWVIRPDLVAGETAVLPAEFMAKTEERGLVASWCPQEQVLSHPAIGGFLTHSGWNSTLESLSAGVPMLCWPFFAEQQTNCRYCCKDWGIGMEIENDAKRDEIESLVRELMDGEKGKELKKKALEWKKLALEASTSPHGSSFLNLESMVKRVESSSKY